GTACGGAGAGCCCAAAGATGTAAAACGGATATTTTTTATTGCAATGGTATTAAGTGCTGCAATCGGACTTAAACTTGTATCTTAGATGTATAATGTAATTAAAATTGGTTTAGGCAGGTAGGAAATGAAAAAAATACAATTGTTTTTACAGGGGCGGCTCTGCCGGCCATGTGACTCCAAATATCGCCATAATAAATGAACTTTCCCAAGGAGAATGGGATATTCACTATATCGGCTCAATAAAGGGAATCGAAAAAGAATTGATTTCTGAAATGAACATACCTTATTACGGAATTAACAGCGGAAAACTCCGCCGCTACATGGATAAAGAAAATATAAAAGATCTTTTTCGTGTATTAAAAGGGATTATCGAAGCACGAAAGCTGCTTAAAAAGCTGAAGCCAAAGCTTGTATTTTCAAAAGGCGGATTTGTATCGGTCCCTGTTATAATTGCGGCAAGCTCATTAAAAATACCAATATATATTCATGAAAGTGACCTGACTCCAGGACTTGCAAACAAAATTTCTCAGCGGTTTGCAGACAGGATTTTTACTTCATTCGATGAAGCTGCGTCGCATTTTCCTGCAAGAAAGACTACGGCTATAGGATCTCCGATCAGAAGGGAAATCTTCTCCGGTGAAAAGGAGAGGGGAAGGGCGCTTCTAGGGTTCACGGATGAAAGGCCAATCTTGACTGTAATGGGCGGCAGTCTGGGGGCTAAGAAAATGAATGAAACGATCCGGGAATCCCTTCAGGAGCTGACTTCTATATACCAAATTGTTCATCTATGCGGCAAAGGTCAAAAGGATGAGAGTTTAATAAACATTAAAGGCTACAGACAATTTGAGTACATCAGCAACGAGCTTGCTGATATCCTCGCTGCTACAGATACAGTCGTCACCAGAGGAGGATCCAATGCCATTTTTGAATTTCTTGCTTTGAAGCTTCCTATGCTCATCATCCCGCTAACCAAAAAACAAAGCAGGGGGACCAAATACAAAATGCAGAATCCTTCTTAAAAAAGGATTCTCCCTTACATTGGAAGAGGAGAAATTAACAAAAGAAAGCCTTCTTGAATCCCTGGATAAACTTGAAAAAAGACGAGGACAAATCATCAATAACATGCAAGCCTCGCCAATGAGCGATGCACTAACGGTTTTGATAAAGGAAATTAACAAACACCGCAGATAATTTTGAGTGCAGGCTTTTATATGATCTTGGCGACGAAAATTCAG
This window of the Cytobacillus pseudoceanisediminis genome carries:
- a CDS encoding undecaprenyldiphospho-muramoylpentapeptide beta-N-acetylglucosaminyltransferase, which translates into the protein MTPNIAIINELSQGEWDIHYIGSIKGIEKELISEMNIPYYGINSGKLRRYMDKENIKDLFRVLKGIIEARKLLKKLKPKLVFSKGGFVSVPVIIAASSLKIPIYIHESDLTPGLANKISQRFADRIFTSFDEAASHFPARKTTAIGSPIRREIFSGEKERGRALLGFTDERPILTVMGGSLGAKKMNETIRESLQELTSIYQIVHLCGKGQKDESLINIKGYRQFEYISNELADILAATDTVVTRGGSNAIFEFLALKLPMLIIPLTKKQSRGTKYKMQNPS